The proteins below are encoded in one region of Amorphus orientalis:
- the urtB gene encoding urea ABC transporter permease subunit UrtB, protein MLQRLPTSRFRSIPVFGALFCLVALLMLLAPDGARAQDGQDAEELRPLLSGLDNGRDFAATEAGIRAIAATGNPAAAPLLRALRNGDLEIRKSDNRVVLVVEEGRDDFAVDPLTGERLGELGRRDTNRISINNNIRNLIDEVVAGLTLRAEDPAIRRTAALEMLAAASGDNVEPLRAALAEEDDAGVRTTMQRALAASILQSDAPTEEKLEALETVAAVGDRQALQLLNRATADAELAERSAELIRGVERKLQMWEFAQNIWFGLSLGSVLLLAAIGLAITFGVMGVINMAHGEMVMLGAYTTFVVQEVIRQNFPELFGASLAIALPLAFCVAGLVGILIERTVIRFLYGRPLETLLATWGISLILQQTVRVIFGATNREVGNPDWMSGAFQLGGLSITYSRMAIVIFALIVFGLLVLLLQRTAFGLQIRAVTQNRKMASTMGIRTPWTDALTFGLGSGVAGIAGVALSQIDNVSPNLGQSYIIDSFLVVVFGGVGNLWGTFVGALSLGVLNKFLEPYAGAVLGKILVLVLIILFIQRRPRGLFPQKGRAAEG, encoded by the coding sequence ATGCTGCAGCGTCTGCCGACCAGTCGGTTCCGCTCGATCCCCGTATTCGGCGCCCTGTTCTGCCTCGTCGCCCTTCTGATGCTGCTTGCGCCCGATGGGGCGCGCGCCCAGGACGGTCAGGACGCGGAAGAGCTCCGGCCGCTTCTCTCCGGCCTCGACAACGGCCGCGACTTCGCCGCGACCGAAGCCGGCATCCGCGCGATCGCGGCGACCGGCAACCCCGCCGCGGCGCCCCTGCTGCGCGCTCTGCGCAACGGCGATCTGGAGATCCGCAAGTCCGACAACCGCGTCGTTCTCGTGGTCGAGGAAGGGCGCGACGATTTCGCCGTCGACCCGCTGACCGGCGAACGGCTTGGCGAGCTCGGCCGGCGCGACACCAATCGCATCTCCATCAACAACAACATCCGCAACCTGATCGACGAGGTCGTAGCCGGCCTGACGCTGCGCGCCGAGGACCCGGCGATCCGCCGCACCGCGGCGCTGGAAATGCTGGCCGCCGCCTCGGGCGACAATGTCGAGCCGCTGCGGGCCGCGCTGGCCGAAGAGGACGACGCCGGCGTCCGCACGACCATGCAGCGCGCGCTCGCCGCCTCGATCCTGCAGTCCGACGCGCCGACCGAGGAGAAGCTGGAAGCGCTGGAGACCGTGGCCGCCGTCGGCGACCGGCAGGCGCTGCAGCTGCTCAACCGCGCCACGGCCGATGCGGAGCTTGCCGAGCGATCGGCCGAGCTGATCCGGGGCGTCGAGCGCAAGCTGCAGATGTGGGAGTTCGCCCAGAACATCTGGTTCGGACTGTCGCTGGGATCGGTGCTGCTTCTGGCGGCGATCGGGCTCGCCATCACCTTCGGCGTCATGGGCGTGATCAACATGGCCCATGGCGAGATGGTGATGCTCGGCGCCTACACGACGTTCGTCGTTCAGGAGGTGATCCGGCAGAACTTTCCCGAGCTGTTCGGGGCCTCCCTGGCGATCGCGCTGCCGCTCGCCTTCTGCGTCGCCGGCCTGGTCGGCATCCTGATCGAGCGGACGGTGATCCGCTTCCTCTATGGCCGCCCGCTGGAGACGCTGCTCGCCACCTGGGGCATCTCGCTGATCCTGCAGCAGACCGTCCGAGTGATCTTCGGCGCCACCAACCGCGAGGTCGGCAATCCGGACTGGATGTCCGGCGCGTTCCAGCTCGGCGGCCTGTCCATCACCTATTCGCGCATGGCGATCGTCATCTTCGCGCTGATCGTGTTCGGGCTCCTGGTCCTGCTCCTGCAGCGCACCGCCTTCGGTCTGCAGATCCGGGCCGTGACCCAGAACCGGAAGATGGCCTCGACCATGGGCATCCGCACGCCCTGGACCGACGCCCTCACCTTCGGCCTCGGCTCCGGCGTGGCCGGCATCGCCGGGGTGGCGCTCTCCCAGATCGACAACGTCTCGCCGAACCTCGGCCAGAGCTACATCATCGACAGCTTCCTGGTCGTGGTGTTCGGCGGGGTCGGCAATCTGTGGGGCACCTTCGTGGGCGCCCTGTCGCTGGGCGTGCTCAACAAGTTTCTCGAGCCCTATGCCGGCGCGGTGCTCGGCAAGATCCTGGTGCTCGTCCTCATCATCCTGTTCATCCAGAGACGGCCGCGCGGGCTCTTCCCGCAAAAAGGCCGCGCGGCGGAGGGCTGA
- the urtA gene encoding urea ABC transporter substrate-binding protein: protein MLGFIRKTARPIALSLCLTGAATGAALAQDDDTIKVGILHSLSGTMAISETTLKDVMLMLIEEQNAKGGLLGKQLEAVVVDPASDWPLFAEKARQLLSQDEVAAVFGSWTSVSRKSVLPVFEELNGILFYPVQYEGEESSRNIFYTGAAPNQQAIPAVDYLMDQGVERWVLAGTDYVYPRTTNKILEQYLKDSGVADEDIMINYTPFGHSDWQSIVSEIKTFGSTGKKTAVVSTINGDANVPFYKELANQGIEATDIPVVAFSVGEEELAGIDTAPLVGHLAAWNYFMSVDTPENDAFIENWLDFIGDDNRVTNDPMEAHYIGFNMWVEAVKKAGTTDPDAVIDAMIGVAVPNLSGGYSAMMPNHHITKPVLIGEILDDGQFGIVWETPGLVPGDAWSDYLPDSKPLISDWRAPMSCGNFNTETGQCGGQGASGQ from the coding sequence ATGCTGGGCTTCATTCGTAAAACGGCGCGCCCGATCGCGCTTTCGTTGTGCCTGACCGGCGCGGCGACGGGCGCCGCGCTGGCGCAGGACGACGACACCATCAAGGTGGGCATCCTGCACTCGCTGTCGGGAACGATGGCGATTTCGGAAACCACTCTCAAAGACGTGATGCTGATGCTGATCGAGGAGCAGAACGCCAAGGGCGGACTGCTCGGCAAGCAGCTCGAGGCCGTCGTCGTGGACCCGGCCTCCGACTGGCCGCTCTTTGCGGAAAAGGCGCGCCAGCTGCTTTCCCAGGATGAGGTCGCGGCCGTCTTCGGAAGCTGGACTTCGGTCTCGCGGAAATCCGTGCTGCCGGTGTTCGAGGAACTCAACGGCATCCTGTTCTATCCGGTGCAGTACGAGGGCGAGGAATCCTCCCGCAACATCTTCTACACCGGCGCCGCCCCGAACCAGCAGGCGATCCCCGCCGTCGACTACCTGATGGACCAGGGCGTCGAGCGCTGGGTGCTGGCCGGTACCGACTATGTCTACCCGCGCACGACCAACAAGATCCTCGAGCAGTACCTCAAGGACAGCGGCGTCGCCGACGAAGACATCATGATCAACTACACGCCGTTCGGCCATTCCGACTGGCAGTCGATCGTGTCGGAGATCAAGACCTTCGGCTCGACCGGCAAGAAGACGGCGGTTGTCTCCACCATCAACGGCGACGCCAACGTGCCGTTCTACAAGGAGCTCGCGAACCAGGGGATCGAGGCAACCGACATTCCGGTCGTCGCCTTCTCCGTCGGCGAGGAGGAACTCGCCGGCATCGACACCGCTCCGCTGGTCGGCCATCTCGCCGCCTGGAACTACTTCATGTCGGTGGATACGCCGGAGAATGACGCGTTCATCGAAAACTGGCTCGACTTCATCGGCGACGACAACCGCGTCACCAACGACCCGATGGAGGCCCACTATATCGGCTTCAACATGTGGGTCGAAGCCGTGAAGAAGGCCGGCACCACCGATCCCGACGCCGTCATCGACGCGATGATCGGCGTGGCCGTGCCGAACCTCTCCGGCGGCTATTCGGCGATGATGCCGAACCACCACATCACCAAGCCGGTACTGATCGGCGAAATCCTCGACGACGGCCAGTTCGGCATCGTCTGGGAGACGCCGGGCCTGGTGCCGGGCGACGCGTGGTCGGACTACCTGCCGGACTCCAAGCCGCTGATCTCCGATTGGCGCGCGCCGATGTCCTGCGGAAACTTCAACACCGAGACCGGCCAGTGCGGCGGCCAGGGCGCCTCCGGCCAATAA
- a CDS encoding globin-coupled sensor protein, producing MTTQGTTDLKKRFEFTGFDAQARQVLRDLKPLIERELPKILDQFYTDIAKQPEANATFANDAMRRHAREKQFEHWMRIMTADFGDDYIKSVERIGDAHARLGLRPEWYFGGYAKLVSAMVQAVSRAGAGKRFLGGKSGAAATERGIDCLIKAAMLDMDLCISRMDEIRITTKRTEQERMAQEFEREVGAIAETLAAASEELAVTAKSMSRTAETTADRTSTMAAASEEMAATAQSVSAAAGQLTHSIREISSRVHDAARTSSGVSADARSAASTMQELSAAAEKIGEIVNLIESVASQTNLLALNATIEAARAGDAGKGFAVVASEVKSLANQTARATEEISGQISNIQAVMKTAVDAIDRVGQSIESVNDSSASISAAVEQQNVATSDISTNIGDTARSAASVSATIHEVMEGVQETSNSADSLVGAASELGRQSEQLRTGVAGFLAKIRAA from the coding sequence ATGACGACGCAAGGAACGACCGATCTGAAGAAGCGCTTCGAGTTCACCGGCTTCGACGCCCAGGCCCGGCAGGTTCTGCGCGATCTGAAGCCACTGATTGAACGAGAGCTGCCGAAGATCCTGGACCAGTTCTACACCGACATCGCCAAGCAGCCGGAGGCGAACGCCACCTTCGCGAACGACGCGATGCGTCGGCACGCCCGCGAAAAGCAGTTCGAGCACTGGATGCGGATCATGACCGCGGACTTCGGCGACGACTACATCAAGTCGGTCGAGCGCATCGGCGACGCCCACGCGCGCCTCGGACTGCGCCCGGAATGGTATTTCGGCGGCTATGCAAAACTCGTCTCCGCGATGGTGCAGGCCGTGAGCCGGGCCGGCGCCGGCAAGCGCTTCCTGGGTGGCAAATCGGGTGCGGCAGCCACGGAGCGCGGCATCGACTGCCTGATCAAGGCGGCGATGCTCGACATGGACCTCTGCATTTCCCGCATGGACGAGATCCGGATTACGACCAAACGCACCGAACAGGAGCGGATGGCCCAGGAATTCGAACGCGAGGTGGGCGCGATCGCGGAAACGCTGGCGGCGGCCTCGGAAGAACTCGCCGTCACGGCGAAATCGATGTCCCGCACCGCCGAAACGACCGCCGACCGGACCTCGACGATGGCGGCCGCCTCGGAAGAAATGGCTGCGACCGCCCAGTCCGTGTCCGCGGCAGCCGGCCAGTTGACCCATTCCATCCGGGAAATCTCCTCCCGGGTCCATGACGCGGCCCGCACCTCCTCGGGCGTGTCCGCCGACGCCCGATCCGCAGCCTCGACGATGCAGGAACTCTCCGCCGCCGCCGAGAAGATCGGGGAAATCGTCAACCTGATCGAGAGCGTCGCCTCCCAGACCAACCTGCTCGCCCTCAACGCCACCATCGAGGCCGCCCGCGCCGGCGATGCGGGCAAGGGGTTCGCCGTGGTGGCGAGCGAGGTGAAGAGCCTCGCCAACCAGACGGCCCGGGCAACGGAAGAGATCTCCGGCCAGATCAGCAACATCCAGGCGGTGATGAAGACCGCGGTGGACGCCATCGATCGCGTCGGTCAGTCCATCGAATCGGTCAACGACTCCTCGGCCTCGATTTCGGCCGCCGTCGAGCAGCAGAACGTCGCCACATCCGATATCAGCACCAACATCGGCGATACGGCACGCAGCGCAGCCTCGGTTTCCGCCACCATCCACGAGGTGATGGAAGGGGTGCAGGAAACCAGCAACTCCGCCGACTCGCTCGTCGGCGCGGCGTCGGAGCTCGGCCGTCAGTCGGAGCAACTGCGCACGGGTGTTGCCGGTTTCCTCGCCAAGATCCGCGCAGCCTGA
- a CDS encoding GntR family transcriptional regulator, translated as MTSRDRAAHKMAPRQTSLRQQVRDTIRRKIQHGEIGPDTRLVDLEIASRMGVSRMPVREALLELVSEGYLAGTTRGFVLPKLSMQDVADIFEIRKLLEPTAAANAARHLSDRAEADLVTAYERARRAHRDQDADEMGLANMQYRQIWLEAEPNWRLAATISRFADQVQTVRLATLKSPATRDVVMSGLDRMTAAFRHRDADAVEAAVRIFIEDAEAHFFATQKAAGDRPDAGRRRSSV; from the coding sequence GTGACCAGTCGGGACCGGGCCGCGCACAAGATGGCGCCGAGACAGACCAGCCTGCGCCAGCAGGTCCGCGACACCATCCGCCGGAAGATACAGCACGGCGAGATCGGCCCCGATACGCGCCTGGTCGACCTGGAGATCGCGAGCCGGATGGGTGTGTCGCGGATGCCGGTTCGCGAAGCCCTGCTGGAACTCGTCAGCGAAGGCTATCTCGCCGGGACCACCCGCGGCTTCGTGCTGCCGAAGCTGTCCATGCAGGACGTCGCCGACATTTTCGAGATCCGCAAGCTGCTGGAACCAACGGCTGCGGCCAACGCGGCCCGCCACCTGTCGGATCGTGCGGAAGCCGATCTGGTGACCGCATACGAGCGCGCCCGTCGTGCCCACCGGGACCAGGACGCCGACGAGATGGGCCTGGCCAACATGCAGTACCGCCAGATCTGGCTGGAGGCCGAACCCAACTGGCGCCTTGCGGCCACCATTTCGCGCTTTGCCGATCAGGTGCAGACGGTCCGCCTCGCGACCCTGAAGAGCCCGGCCACACGGGACGTCGTCATGTCCGGCCTCGACCGCATGACCGCAGCCTTCCGGCACCGGGACGCCGACGCCGTCGAGGCGGCCGTGCGGATCTTCATCGAAGACGCGGAAGCCCATTTCTTCGCCACTCAGAAGGCGGCCGGGGACCGGCCCGACGCGGGGCGCCGACGCTCAAGCGTCTGA
- a CDS encoding EthD family reductase, whose amino-acid sequence MEWTYEVAVTSATETSDALERWFRAGPLAALAGLDGFRHVDLYVPAEGESADPYNHDKAGPALLLQIVFATREALIDAVRSFRIAAAFGSLPDGATATGTAFERRLYPVADGTEPARLEAPFSYVVRYQRPAEDEAAFIQNYISTHPVTQAKLPGIRAIACYLPLGEAEPGGPFDDPDYMIGNEVAFDDIAAFNVAMKSPVREELRDHYRYFPAFSGANTHYPMTRQRLFG is encoded by the coding sequence ATGGAATGGACATATGAGGTCGCGGTGACAAGCGCAACCGAGACGTCCGATGCGCTGGAGCGCTGGTTCCGCGCCGGCCCCCTCGCCGCGCTGGCCGGGTTGGACGGTTTCCGCCACGTTGATCTCTATGTGCCCGCCGAGGGCGAATCCGCCGATCCCTACAACCACGACAAGGCGGGTCCGGCGCTGCTGCTCCAGATTGTTTTCGCGACCCGGGAGGCTCTGATCGACGCCGTCCGGAGCTTTCGCATCGCCGCCGCCTTCGGTTCGCTTCCCGACGGCGCGACGGCCACCGGCACGGCATTCGAGCGCCGGCTGTATCCGGTCGCGGACGGAACGGAGCCGGCTCGGCTCGAAGCCCCGTTTTCCTATGTCGTCCGCTATCAGCGCCCGGCGGAGGACGAGGCGGCCTTCATCCAGAACTATATCTCAACCCACCCGGTCACCCAGGCCAAGCTGCCCGGCATCCGGGCGATCGCGTGCTACCTGCCGCTGGGCGAGGCCGAGCCGGGCGGGCCGTTCGACGATCCGGACTACATGATCGGCAACGAGGTCGCCTTCGACGACATTGCGGCCTTCAACGTGGCCATGAAGTCGCCGGTTCGCGAGGAGCTGCGCGATCACTACCGCTATTTCCCCGCCTTCAGCGGTGCGAACACCCATTACCCGATGACGCGCCAGCGCCTGTTCGGCTGA
- a CDS encoding ABC transporter substrate-binding protein: protein MAYEIQRRTLLQMLGIGAASAGVMGGSLKVLAADGDSVTIGWPNDVPSWDPNLRFAPDAQPLYKQVFSQPLTQNPDLSLAPNLITKWEMADDGMSFAFEIRDDVTFQNGDKMTTEDFRFSFVERKNSDLPLDIKNSWRNLTDIEIESPTKATMKFAKPATTVPQWLTFLGSYVVPKGYITEVGEKAFAEKPIGTGPYRLVDYQLNSRAVMERYDGFWGPKPAIKRVIFEIIKDPSARGAAVKSGQVDLTINVPVREVERYESDPNLVGEINPIARLILLQCRADQGFTDQNVRLAAHHAINKEALSKAFYGGKAVPVPVPATPGSPGYVEGFEFPYDPEKAKELLAESGYGPDNPAKITFGTTNGHFPSDYDMARAIQQMWSQVGIDAELQTVEYTKYFELVRSGTLPDAMLYSWDNATGDPEIYAGYLLNPNMPFSAFKLAEFGETLDGLFAETDYEKRIQGYRDFEVRAVEMGATIPILQTVQTLVHKKGLSYEKFQNGWVLANTMKWT, encoded by the coding sequence ATGGCATACGAGATTCAACGTCGCACGCTGTTGCAGATGCTGGGTATCGGCGCGGCCAGCGCCGGCGTCATGGGCGGCAGCCTCAAGGTACTGGCGGCGGATGGGGACTCCGTCACCATCGGCTGGCCCAACGACGTCCCGAGCTGGGACCCGAACCTCCGGTTCGCACCGGATGCTCAGCCGCTGTACAAGCAGGTGTTCAGTCAGCCGCTCACCCAGAACCCGGACCTCAGCCTCGCTCCCAATCTGATCACCAAATGGGAGATGGCGGACGACGGCATGAGCTTCGCCTTCGAGATCCGCGACGACGTCACGTTCCAGAACGGCGACAAGATGACCACGGAGGATTTCCGGTTCTCCTTCGTGGAGCGGAAGAATTCCGATCTGCCGCTCGACATCAAGAATTCCTGGCGGAACCTCACCGACATCGAGATCGAGTCGCCGACCAAGGCGACGATGAAGTTCGCCAAACCGGCGACGACGGTGCCGCAATGGCTCACCTTCCTGGGCAGCTACGTCGTCCCGAAAGGGTACATCACCGAGGTCGGCGAAAAGGCCTTCGCCGAGAAGCCGATCGGAACCGGCCCCTACAGGCTGGTCGACTATCAGCTCAACTCGCGGGCCGTCATGGAGCGCTATGACGGCTTCTGGGGCCCCAAGCCGGCGATCAAGCGGGTCATCTTCGAGATCATCAAGGATCCGTCGGCCCGCGGCGCGGCGGTCAAATCCGGACAGGTCGACCTGACCATCAACGTGCCGGTGCGCGAGGTCGAGCGCTACGAGAGCGATCCGAACCTCGTCGGCGAGATCAATCCGATCGCCCGCCTGATCCTGCTGCAGTGCCGGGCCGACCAGGGCTTCACGGACCAGAACGTCCGCCTTGCGGCGCACCACGCCATCAACAAGGAGGCCCTGTCCAAGGCGTTCTATGGCGGCAAGGCGGTGCCCGTGCCGGTGCCGGCCACTCCGGGCTCGCCCGGATACGTCGAAGGCTTCGAGTTCCCCTACGATCCGGAGAAGGCCAAGGAATTGCTGGCCGAATCCGGCTACGGACCGGACAATCCGGCGAAGATCACGTTCGGGACCACCAACGGGCACTTTCCCAGCGACTACGACATGGCCCGCGCGATCCAGCAGATGTGGAGCCAGGTCGGGATCGATGCCGAACTGCAGACCGTGGAGTACACGAAGTATTTCGAACTGGTCCGCAGCGGCACCCTGCCCGATGCGATGCTCTACTCCTGGGACAATGCGACCGGCGATCCGGAGATCTACGCGGGCTATCTGCTGAATCCGAACATGCCGTTCTCGGCCTTCAAGTTGGCGGAGTTCGGCGAGACGCTCGACGGGCTGTTCGCCGAGACGGACTACGAGAAGCGGATTCAGGGCTACCGGGACTTCGAGGTCCGCGCGGTGGAAATGGGCGCCACGATCCCGATCCTGCAGACCGTGCAGACCCTCGTGCACAAGAAGGGCCTGAGCTACGAGAAGTTCCAGAACGGCTGGGTGCTCGCCAACACCATGAAATGGACCTGA
- a CDS encoding ABC transporter permease: MIATILPLIGRRLALSVLILLIVSILLFCVLRLLPVDPAAMSLPPTATLAEIEEKRREMGLHLPLPHQYVIWLGDALRGDFGISILFRRDVLGLIAETLPATIELAVLAMIIATVLGIAGGLLLFHVRGSYAEAPADVGSIMLLSLPEFLWALFFIFLFGAELNWLPFTGRLDSEFSDPGGSGFLLIDSLVAGRLDIFRSALEHLILPSFALGIGFAPPIMRVLRSSLIDTYQEDYIHLARLRGLSEGRILVRHALKNAILPTLSLMGVQFGFLFGGTLLVEVIFSYPGLGNLMVDAVRNADLPIIQAVGLAYCVMVLVINTVVDSLYLVLNPKLRTR, encoded by the coding sequence ATGATTGCGACCATTCTTCCTCTGATCGGCCGCCGCCTGGCTCTGTCGGTGCTGATCCTGCTGATCGTGTCGATCCTGCTGTTCTGCGTGCTGCGGCTGTTGCCGGTCGATCCGGCCGCGATGTCGCTGCCGCCCACGGCGACCCTCGCCGAGATCGAGGAGAAGCGGCGGGAAATGGGGCTGCATCTGCCGCTGCCCCATCAGTACGTGATCTGGCTCGGCGACGCCCTGCGCGGCGATTTCGGCATCTCGATCCTGTTTCGCCGGGATGTGCTCGGTCTGATCGCGGAAACCCTGCCGGCGACCATCGAACTCGCCGTTCTGGCCATGATCATCGCGACCGTGCTCGGCATCGCCGGCGGCCTGCTCCTGTTCCATGTCCGCGGAAGCTACGCCGAGGCGCCGGCGGACGTCGGCTCGATCATGCTTCTGTCGCTGCCTGAGTTTCTCTGGGCGCTCTTCTTCATTTTCCTGTTCGGCGCGGAACTGAACTGGCTGCCGTTCACCGGTCGGCTCGATTCCGAATTCAGCGATCCCGGCGGCAGCGGCTTTCTGCTGATCGATTCCCTCGTCGCCGGCCGCCTCGACATCTTCCGGAGCGCGCTGGAGCATCTGATCCTGCCGAGCTTCGCGCTGGGGATCGGCTTCGCGCCGCCCATCATGCGCGTGCTCCGGTCCAGCCTGATCGACACCTATCAGGAGGACTACATCCATCTCGCACGCCTGCGCGGTCTGTCGGAGGGGCGGATTCTGGTGCGCCACGCGCTGAAGAACGCGATCCTGCCGACATTGAGTCTGATGGGGGTCCAGTTCGGCTTCCTGTTCGGCGGCACGCTGCTGGTGGAGGTGATCTTCTCCTATCCCGGCCTGGGCAACCTGATGGTCGATGCGGTGCGCAATGCCGACCTGCCGATCATCCAGGCGGTCGGTCTCGCCTACTGCGTGATGGTCCTCGTCATCAACACGGTGGTGGACAGCCTCTATCTCGTCCTCAACCCCAAGCTGAGGACCCGCTGA
- a CDS encoding ABC transporter permease, protein MAMLPPWMRSGRVLTGLVVVSLIFLCAIFAPVLAPYDPNQQDLLAMFLPPAWAPGGDPAHLLGTDSLGRDVLSQLIYGARVAMTVAVVASVGAMLLGAVLAYIAGYFGGRVDAVISRAVDVWMSFPPVILSLILMVGLGVGLRNVILAIILVDWTRFCRVLRAEVMVTARRDYVSAARLVGFSHWRTITREIIPASLPLLITLMSLEMGIAVIVEAILSFVGMSVGAETPAWGQMIADARQYIYDSPWGLFFPVLAIFIAVFGFNMLGDGLRRTLDVRVAVTQRV, encoded by the coding sequence ATGGCCATGCTGCCTCCCTGGATGCGATCGGGCCGGGTGCTCACGGGACTGGTCGTGGTTTCCCTGATCTTCCTGTGCGCCATCTTCGCGCCGGTGCTGGCCCCCTACGATCCCAACCAGCAGGACCTTCTTGCCATGTTCCTGCCGCCGGCCTGGGCGCCGGGCGGAGATCCGGCGCACCTGCTCGGCACCGACAGCCTCGGCCGCGACGTGCTGTCCCAACTCATCTACGGGGCCCGCGTGGCCATGACCGTGGCCGTGGTCGCGTCCGTGGGCGCCATGCTGCTCGGGGCCGTGCTGGCCTACATCGCCGGCTATTTCGGCGGGCGCGTCGACGCGGTGATCAGCCGGGCGGTGGACGTCTGGATGTCGTTTCCCCCGGTGATCCTGTCCCTCATCCTCATGGTCGGCCTCGGGGTCGGGCTGCGCAACGTGATCCTGGCCATCATCCTCGTCGACTGGACCCGGTTCTGCCGGGTGCTCAGGGCGGAAGTCATGGTGACGGCGCGCCGCGACTACGTCTCCGCCGCCCGCCTCGTCGGCTTTTCCCACTGGCGCACGATCACCCGCGAGATCATCCCGGCCAGCCTGCCGCTGCTGATCACGCTGATGAGCCTGGAGATGGGCATCGCCGTCATCGTCGAGGCGATCCTGTCGTTCGTGGGAATGAGCGTGGGCGCAGAGACGCCGGCCTGGGGGCAGATGATCGCCGATGCCCGGCAGTACATCTACGATTCGCCCTGGGGCCTGTTCTTCCCGGTCCTCGCCATCTTCATCGCCGTGTTCGGGTTCAACATGCTCGGCGACGGTCTGCGCCGCACCCTGGATGTGCGTGTCGCCGTGACGCAGCGGGTCTGA